One part of the Rutidosis leptorrhynchoides isolate AG116_Rl617_1_P2 chromosome 1, CSIRO_AGI_Rlap_v1, whole genome shotgun sequence genome encodes these proteins:
- the LOC139854340 gene encoding uncharacterized protein, whose protein sequence is MAIDAKGIDFSSSFVKDIGNGLNVSFWHDRWVGEYTLKNKFAKLFELEEDKNVSVADRVDIQDNRKIFKWQWVGPFRGRSIDELQNITSIVSSVQLNNYSQDKWKYTLESDGVFRTKGLSSLILSSTITSTTNSSTLRNKALPLKVEIFIWRANQLRLPVRIELDKRGIDLDSVLCPICKKLVESVEHSF, encoded by the coding sequence ATGGCTATTGACGCAAAAGGAATTGATTTCTCTTCTTCTTTCGTCAAGGATATTGGAAACGGGCTCAATGTTAGTTTTTGGCATGATCGGTGGGTGGGAGAATACACTTTAAAAAATAAATTTGCCAAGTTATTTGAATTGGAAGAAGACAAAAATGTATCAGTTGCCGATAGAGTTGATATTCAAGATAACAGGAAGATTTTCAAATGGCAATGGGTCGGGCCCTTCAGGGGTCGATCAATTGACGAGCTGCAGAATATTACCTCCATCGTATCCTCTGTTCAACTCAATAATTATTCTCAGGATAAATGGAAATACACGCTTGAATCGGACGGTGTCTTCAGAACTAAGGGACTATCCTCATTGATTTTATCTTCGACTATAACCTCCACTACGAATTCTTCTACTCTTAGAAACAAAGCTTTACCCCTAAAGGTGGAAATTTTCATATGGAGGGCAAATCAATTAAGATTACCGGTGAGGATCGAACTAGATAAACGTGGCATTGATCTTGATTCGGTTCTTTGTCCTATTTGTAAGAAATTAGTGGAATCGGTGGAGCACAGTttttaa